One segment of Anatilimnocola aggregata DNA contains the following:
- a CDS encoding DUF1501 domain-containing protein, whose translation MPARLGTPAMFTIYGKSPARGFCDGLGRRDFLTVGGMMLGGLTLPQMLRAEALSSDGAVKPTRSHKAIINVFLPGGPPHLDMWDLKPDAPSEIRGEFSPIQTNVPGMEICELFPRLAKMADKFAIIRSLADCDGGHDAYQCMTGRKKGAQAPAGGQPAMGAWVSKVKGPANQAVPAHVSLMYKTGHAPWGDTGDGGYLGMAHAPFRLVGGQGNGMKSDSMVLNGITLDRLQDRHNLRQSLDVYRRETDNRGAMGGLDTFSQQAIGILTSSRMADALDLSKEDPAVLARYGVDDPGFERDGAPRMVRNFCIARRLVEAGARVVSMNFVRWDWHGPDGKNFVQARKDFPLLDQGLSSLIGDLHERGMDRDVSVVVWGEFGRTPKINNQAGRDHWPRVAAAVVAGGGMKTGQVIGATNKYAEHPTERPVNFQEVFATLYSKAGLNLSAVREFDLRGRPHYLVDPGVEPMRELV comes from the coding sequence ATGCCTGCCCGCCTAGGAACACCTGCCATGTTCACGATCTATGGAAAGTCTCCAGCCCGCGGTTTTTGCGATGGCCTGGGTCGACGAGACTTTTTAACCGTCGGTGGCATGATGCTCGGTGGCCTGACGCTGCCGCAGATGTTGCGGGCCGAAGCCCTTTCCAGCGATGGCGCGGTGAAGCCCACCCGGTCGCACAAGGCGATCATCAACGTCTTTCTGCCCGGCGGTCCGCCCCACTTGGACATGTGGGACTTGAAGCCAGACGCCCCCAGCGAAATTCGGGGCGAGTTCAGTCCGATTCAAACCAACGTCCCGGGAATGGAGATTTGCGAACTCTTCCCGCGGCTGGCCAAGATGGCCGATAAGTTCGCCATCATTCGCTCGCTCGCCGATTGCGATGGCGGCCATGATGCGTATCAGTGCATGACCGGTCGCAAGAAAGGGGCTCAGGCTCCTGCTGGTGGCCAGCCTGCGATGGGAGCTTGGGTTTCGAAGGTCAAAGGTCCCGCGAACCAAGCGGTCCCCGCTCACGTTTCGCTGATGTACAAGACCGGCCATGCTCCCTGGGGTGACACCGGCGATGGTGGTTATCTCGGCATGGCTCACGCGCCGTTCCGCCTCGTCGGTGGTCAAGGCAACGGTATGAAGAGCGACAGCATGGTGCTCAACGGCATCACACTCGATCGCCTTCAAGACCGCCACAACCTGCGGCAATCGCTCGACGTCTATCGTCGTGAAACCGACAACCGCGGGGCCATGGGAGGCCTCGATACGTTCTCGCAGCAGGCGATTGGTATTCTCACTTCGTCGCGGATGGCCGATGCCCTCGACCTGTCGAAAGAAGATCCCGCCGTCCTCGCCCGCTATGGCGTCGATGATCCCGGATTTGAGCGCGACGGTGCTCCTCGCATGGTCCGCAACTTCTGCATTGCTCGCCGCCTAGTCGAAGCCGGCGCGCGCGTCGTCTCGATGAACTTTGTGCGTTGGGACTGGCATGGTCCGGACGGCAAGAATTTCGTCCAGGCTCGCAAAGACTTCCCGCTGCTCGATCAAGGGCTGTCGTCTCTTATCGGCGATCTGCATGAGCGGGGCATGGACCGCGATGTCTCGGTGGTTGTCTGGGGCGAATTCGGCCGCACCCCAAAAATTAACAACCAGGCTGGTCGAGATCACTGGCCACGTGTGGCAGCTGCAGTCGTCGCTGGTGGCGGCATGAAGACTGGCCAGGTCATCGGCGCGACGAACAAATATGCCGAGCATCCGACCGAACGCCCGGTCAATTTCCAGGAAGTGTTCGCCACGCTCTACAGCAAGGCTGGTCTCAACCTGAGCGCCGTGCGCGAGTTCGACCTGCGTGGTCGCCCGCACTATCTCGTCGACCCCGGCGTCGAACCAATGCGCGAGTTGGTCTAG
- a CDS encoding valine--tRNA ligase → MSSTFSPESIPNRFDFAETQSRIYAQWEASRAFHAEPPTGKDPSKGPYSIVIPPPNVTGALHLGHALNNTLQDAQIRMHRMMGYNTLWMPGTDHAGIATQAVVEKRIREEEKLSRHDLGRDELVRRIWEWKDKSEKRILSQLKGMGCSCDWERVRFTLDDQCAAAVRQTFFNLFKDGKIYRGKRLVNWDTFLQTAVSDDEVFQETVKGKFYHFRYEVIGPQQGEPKFVTIATTRPETMLGDTAVAVHPDPARAVDKAEAELRERLAKAPAKEQEGIQAQIDNIVTRRQELLPQLITLRDMAKAGRKLMLPLVNREIPLVADEWAKPELGTGCVKITPAHDPNDYLVGQRQKLPMINILKPDGTLNSEAGPYQGLTIQKARMKVVADLDELGLLGDVDDREIELPHSDRSKTPIEPYLADQWFVKMDQLAQSAMDAVTDGRVKIFPERYAKSYLDWLGEKRDWPVSRQLWWGHRIPVWTKQYDQLDAQTTEFATDKDSKASPLKSNLLFLSAEENAKVRIQQSTDVSTGERYRHVSVMPGEHLIESKLVEKGFVQDPDVLDTWFSSALWPHSTLGWPQQTKELEYYYPTSTLITSRDIITLWVARMVLTGLSNVGEIPFHEVFIHPKILDGYGETMSKSKGNGVDPLDVIEKFGADSLRFGLAQLTTETQDVRMPVQFECPHCQSLVDQTLKNRILPRVACTKCSKEFSTQWANRPEDIALPRAPVVSERFEVARNFMNKLWNAARFSLMNLNGYEEGSRLKPELQLGELAMEDRWLISRLATVTGEVTSALQTYKYADATKALYDFAWDDFCSFYVEITKARLQDPVAKPICQRVLAHTLDVLLRLLHPLMPFVTEEIWQNLGKIAPVRGLDKPEQAAAMCITAPWPEMNKAHQDPTTEARFATFQAALGALREIRSRQNIAMKSPIEFSVTCSAETAALLTPMLPYLQSMANAKPIEMGPQATAPANHSKAALPGMDIYVDLKDFIDVQAEIAKNQQLEQKLLGIIKGKEAKLSNESFVARAPANVVQVEREALEAAQTQLAAVKQTLEALAKMK, encoded by the coding sequence ATGTCTTCTACCTTCTCCCCCGAGTCGATTCCGAACCGCTTTGATTTTGCGGAGACGCAGTCCCGCATCTATGCCCAATGGGAGGCCAGCCGGGCGTTTCATGCCGAGCCGCCGACCGGCAAAGATCCTTCGAAGGGCCCATACAGCATCGTCATTCCGCCGCCCAATGTGACCGGGGCGTTGCACCTGGGGCACGCGCTCAATAACACCCTGCAAGACGCTCAAATCCGCATGCACCGGATGATGGGCTACAACACGCTCTGGATGCCGGGCACCGATCATGCGGGCATTGCCACGCAGGCCGTCGTGGAGAAGCGGATTCGCGAAGAGGAAAAACTCAGCCGGCACGACCTCGGGCGCGATGAACTCGTCCGCCGCATTTGGGAATGGAAAGACAAGTCCGAGAAGCGAATCCTCAGTCAGCTGAAGGGTATGGGCTGCAGCTGCGATTGGGAACGCGTCCGCTTCACGCTCGATGACCAGTGCGCGGCCGCCGTGCGCCAGACGTTCTTCAACCTTTTTAAAGACGGCAAGATCTACCGCGGCAAACGGCTGGTGAACTGGGATACGTTTCTACAAACCGCCGTCAGCGACGATGAAGTCTTTCAAGAAACGGTGAAGGGGAAGTTTTATCACTTCCGCTACGAGGTGATCGGCCCGCAGCAGGGCGAACCGAAGTTCGTGACCATCGCCACCACTCGCCCCGAGACGATGCTCGGCGATACTGCCGTTGCTGTGCATCCCGACCCAGCTCGCGCGGTCGATAAGGCCGAAGCAGAACTGCGCGAGCGGCTAGCGAAAGCGCCGGCCAAGGAACAGGAAGGAATTCAGGCGCAGATCGACAACATTGTGACTCGCCGCCAAGAACTCCTGCCGCAACTGATCACGCTGCGCGACATGGCCAAGGCAGGTCGCAAGCTGATGCTGCCACTCGTGAACCGCGAGATTCCCCTCGTGGCCGATGAATGGGCCAAGCCCGAACTGGGCACAGGCTGCGTGAAGATCACGCCGGCCCACGATCCCAACGACTATCTCGTCGGCCAGCGGCAAAAGCTGCCTATGATCAACATCCTCAAGCCCGACGGCACCCTCAACTCCGAAGCGGGACCGTATCAGGGACTGACAATTCAGAAGGCACGCATGAAGGTTGTCGCCGATCTCGATGAACTGGGCTTACTCGGCGATGTCGATGATCGCGAGATTGAACTGCCACACTCCGACCGCAGTAAGACGCCGATCGAGCCATACCTGGCCGATCAATGGTTCGTGAAGATGGACCAGCTTGCGCAGTCGGCCATGGACGCCGTGACCGATGGCCGCGTGAAGATCTTCCCTGAGCGTTATGCCAAGAGCTATCTCGATTGGCTAGGCGAAAAGCGTGACTGGCCGGTGAGCCGGCAATTGTGGTGGGGACACCGTATTCCGGTATGGACAAAGCAGTACGATCAGCTTGACGCACAAACAACAGAGTTTGCGACTGACAAGGATTCGAAGGCGAGCCCCCTCAAGTCCAATTTGCTTTTCCTTTCTGCCGAGGAAAACGCGAAGGTTCGAATCCAGCAATCTACCGATGTTTCGACGGGGGAGCGCTATCGTCACGTTTCAGTGATGCCAGGCGAACATCTGATTGAATCCAAGCTTGTCGAGAAGGGTTTTGTCCAAGACCCCGACGTTCTCGATACTTGGTTCTCGTCCGCGCTCTGGCCCCACAGCACGCTGGGTTGGCCGCAGCAGACGAAGGAACTGGAGTACTACTATCCCACGAGCACGCTGATCACGAGTCGCGACATCATCACGCTGTGGGTTGCGCGCATGGTGCTTACCGGCTTGTCGAACGTGGGTGAGATTCCGTTCCACGAGGTCTTCATTCACCCGAAGATTCTCGATGGCTACGGCGAGACGATGAGTAAGAGCAAGGGGAACGGCGTCGATCCGCTCGATGTGATCGAGAAGTTCGGAGCCGACTCGCTCCGCTTCGGCCTCGCGCAGCTCACGACCGAAACGCAAGACGTGCGCATGCCGGTGCAGTTCGAGTGCCCGCACTGCCAGTCACTCGTCGACCAGACGCTGAAGAATCGTATTCTCCCGCGAGTGGCTTGCACCAAGTGCAGCAAAGAGTTCTCGACACAGTGGGCCAATAGGCCTGAAGACATCGCGCTGCCTCGTGCACCGGTGGTCAGCGAGCGGTTCGAAGTGGCCCGCAACTTCATGAACAAGCTATGGAACGCAGCAAGATTCTCGTTGATGAATTTGAATGGATATGAGGAAGGCAGCCGGCTAAAGCCGGAACTCCAACTGGGTGAGCTGGCCATGGAAGATCGCTGGCTCATTTCGCGCCTGGCAACCGTGACCGGCGAAGTGACCAGCGCGCTACAGACGTATAAGTACGCCGACGCGACGAAGGCGCTGTACGACTTTGCCTGGGATGACTTCTGCAGTTTCTATGTCGAAATCACGAAGGCCCGGTTGCAAGACCCGGTCGCCAAACCAATCTGCCAGCGGGTACTCGCGCATACGCTCGATGTGCTGCTGCGGCTGTTGCATCCGCTGATGCCGTTCGTCACGGAAGAGATCTGGCAAAACCTCGGCAAGATCGCGCCCGTCCGCGGGCTCGACAAGCCCGAGCAGGCTGCTGCCATGTGCATCACGGCTCCCTGGCCCGAGATGAACAAGGCCCATCAAGATCCGACGACCGAAGCCCGGTTTGCGACCTTCCAGGCCGCGCTCGGCGCGCTGCGCGAGATTCGCAGCCGGCAGAACATCGCCATGAAGAGCCCGATCGAGTTCAGCGTGACCTGCTCGGCCGAAACGGCGGCACTCCTTACGCCCATGCTCCCCTACCTGCAATCGATGGCCAACGCCAAACCGATTGAAATGGGGCCCCAGGCAACGGCCCCCGCCAATCACAGCAAGGCTGCCTTGCCGGGCATGGATATCTACGTCGATCTCAAAGACTTCATCGACGTGCAGGCCGAGATTGCCAAGAACCAGCAGCTTGAACAAAAGCTGCTCGGCATCATCAAAGGCAAAGAGGCCAAGCTGAGCAACGAAAGCTTCGTCGCCCGCGCGCCGGCCAACGTGGTGCAAGTCGAACGCGAAGCGCTCGAGGCAGCGCAAACACAATTGGCCGCGGTGAAGCAGACGCTGGAAGCACTCGCGAAGATGAAATAA
- a CDS encoding DUF2262 domain-containing protein, whose protein sequence is MRDESLIPLAAMRAMETIIRLGEAPVINVVGVITGEDVSGIRVNQQEKLTLLFALNPWRECEGPVQSRTLQIRQAVTDEEFNRLSSLLRRHSVVQLRARVIDDPELDEAQGLLESFVSTDVADDTLGQCADDMRVSDAFEDEQFGNFFLDRGGDTFTADVDWNGEEIELSISGRQRSASANALQQARRLWSNVAAWDDRVRDFAAESLLPIKNSTWRGIHEPKLSAREFRSHLTLNNVFVADDGEFLFQFDDGGMFQGNVIVVRGYIDQGLLEADLAG, encoded by the coding sequence ATGCGCGACGAAAGCCTAATTCCACTTGCCGCCATGCGAGCCATGGAAACTATTATTCGCCTTGGCGAGGCACCGGTCATCAACGTGGTCGGTGTAATCACGGGCGAGGATGTTAGCGGAATTCGGGTGAATCAGCAGGAAAAGTTAACACTGCTCTTCGCCCTCAATCCGTGGCGCGAGTGCGAAGGTCCGGTGCAATCAAGAACACTGCAGATTCGTCAGGCCGTTACCGACGAAGAGTTTAATCGACTGAGTAGTTTGTTGCGCCGTCATTCTGTAGTTCAGTTGCGTGCCCGAGTTATCGACGATCCTGAATTGGATGAGGCACAAGGTCTGCTCGAATCATTCGTCTCGACCGATGTCGCGGATGATACGCTCGGTCAATGTGCTGACGATATGCGAGTCTCCGATGCGTTCGAAGATGAACAGTTCGGCAACTTCTTCCTCGATCGAGGCGGTGATACCTTCACGGCGGATGTCGACTGGAACGGCGAGGAAATCGAGTTATCGATATCTGGCCGTCAGAGGTCCGCTTCTGCGAATGCACTCCAGCAAGCGCGGCGACTCTGGAGCAATGTGGCAGCCTGGGATGACCGAGTGCGCGACTTTGCAGCCGAAAGTCTGCTGCCAATCAAGAACTCTACCTGGCGAGGGATACATGAACCCAAACTTTCGGCAAGGGAGTTTCGCAGCCATCTCACGCTGAATAACGTGTTTGTTGCCGACGATGGAGAGTTCCTCTTTCAATTCGATGACGGGGGCATGTTTCAGGGGAACGTCATCGTGGTGCGAGGCTACATAGACCAAGGACTGCTCGAAGCAGATCTTGCTGGCTGA
- a CDS encoding DUF3467 domain-containing protein has protein sequence MSVENPAEGQAPEAAAAAPVQQQQAVQVEVDDHHVTASYSNFCRVTGSPEELIIDFGLNPQPVGIPSKPIPVTQRVIVNYFTAKRLLHALSLSVQRHEAVFGVLETDIQKRLKPGLRG, from the coding sequence ATGTCAGTAGAGAATCCCGCAGAAGGCCAAGCCCCAGAAGCAGCCGCCGCCGCCCCCGTTCAACAGCAGCAAGCAGTCCAGGTCGAAGTGGACGATCATCACGTCACCGCTTCGTACTCGAACTTCTGCCGCGTGACCGGTTCGCCTGAAGAACTGATCATCGATTTCGGTCTGAACCCACAGCCAGTCGGCATTCCCAGCAAGCCGATTCCGGTGACCCAGCGCGTGATCGTGAACTACTTCACCGCCAAGCGTCTGCTGCACGCTCTGTCGCTGTCGGTTCAACGTCACGAAGCCGTCTTCGGCGTGCTCGAGACCGACATCCAGAAGCGCCTCAAGCCAGGCCTCCGTGGCTAG
- a CDS encoding biotin/lipoyl-binding protein: MATLAESLVSSTSRPLLLRMRPDLQARRHRYRGQTFWVIKEPVGLNYFRFHEEEYAILCMLDGLTSLETIKEQFESQFAPQKITYTDLLQFVGMLHRSGLVISESPGQGRALKKRRDEKKHREFMGKLANVFALRFRGVDPERFLNWLYKYTWWFFTWTALFINLGIGLAALSLVVVQFDQFTARLPAFHEFFGPRNWFILAIVMGTVKVLHEFGHGLSCKHFGGECHELGAMLLVFTPALYCNVSDSWMLPNKWARAAIGAAGMYVELVLASIATFIWWFSAPGLLNHVALSVMFICSVSTVVFNGNPLLRFDGYYILMDLLEIPNLQQKAKEVLKRFMIDLCLGIEQAENPFLPQGNRFIFGLYTVASALYRWVVVFSILFFLNSVFEPYGLKIIGQLIALSGFFGLVVQPIWGIAKFFYTPGRMHKVKKERVIATACVVVAVVAAIFFVPLPYSVTSTFEVQAHDAAQVFSAEAGQVAEVFVKPGAKVQKDQPLLRLHNPDLELELKRLEGRYLAAKEARENLNTLRFTDSAAVDQLETAEEVLAAARKQFEDKQREYDRLTIRAPRAGIVIPPPTREAKAEESRDRLASWTGHPFQAKNQGAPIMPTDLICQIGDPQDLEAVLIVDQAYIDLVRSGPEPDKVRLLLDSYTRRAYESYVAEIGANEMKAVNPALSSRVGGRLETVTDPSGATRPLSSSYPVRAPLKDLDGDIQVGMQGQARIYTGWQPISSRVYRYVAKTFHFDL, encoded by the coding sequence ATGGCCACCCTTGCAGAAAGCCTCGTTAGCAGCACGTCTCGGCCGTTGCTGCTGCGCATGCGCCCCGACCTGCAAGCGCGGCGGCACCGCTATCGCGGACAGACGTTCTGGGTCATCAAAGAACCCGTTGGGCTGAACTACTTTCGATTCCACGAAGAAGAGTATGCAATTTTGTGCATGCTCGACGGGCTCACCAGCCTGGAGACGATCAAAGAACAATTCGAGAGCCAATTCGCTCCGCAAAAGATTACGTACACCGATTTGCTCCAGTTCGTCGGCATGTTGCACCGTAGCGGGCTGGTCATCAGCGAATCGCCCGGCCAAGGACGAGCCCTGAAGAAGCGGCGCGACGAAAAAAAGCATCGCGAATTCATGGGCAAGCTGGCCAATGTCTTCGCGCTCCGCTTTCGCGGCGTCGATCCCGAGCGGTTTCTCAACTGGCTCTACAAATACACCTGGTGGTTCTTCACTTGGACCGCCCTGTTCATCAACCTGGGCATCGGCCTCGCCGCCCTATCGCTGGTGGTGGTGCAGTTCGATCAATTCACTGCCCGACTGCCAGCCTTCCACGAGTTCTTCGGACCGCGGAACTGGTTCATCCTGGCGATTGTGATGGGCACGGTGAAGGTGCTGCACGAGTTCGGCCACGGGCTGTCGTGCAAACACTTTGGCGGCGAATGTCACGAACTGGGGGCGATGCTCCTGGTCTTTACGCCCGCTTTGTATTGCAACGTGTCCGACTCGTGGATGTTGCCCAACAAGTGGGCCCGCGCAGCCATCGGTGCGGCGGGAATGTACGTCGAGTTGGTGCTCGCGTCGATTGCGACGTTCATTTGGTGGTTCAGTGCGCCGGGCTTGCTCAATCACGTGGCGCTGAGTGTGATGTTCATCTGCTCGGTCAGTACCGTCGTCTTCAATGGCAATCCGCTGTTACGTTTCGACGGTTACTACATCCTGATGGACTTGCTCGAGATTCCGAACTTGCAGCAAAAAGCCAAGGAAGTGCTGAAGCGGTTCATGATCGATTTGTGCCTCGGCATCGAACAGGCCGAGAACCCGTTTTTGCCGCAGGGAAATCGCTTCATCTTTGGCTTATACACCGTGGCCTCGGCCTTATATCGCTGGGTCGTGGTCTTCTCGATTCTGTTTTTCCTCAACAGCGTGTTCGAGCCCTATGGCCTGAAGATCATCGGCCAGCTCATTGCCCTCTCAGGCTTTTTTGGCCTGGTTGTGCAGCCCATTTGGGGCATCGCCAAGTTTTTCTACACACCCGGAAGGATGCACAAAGTGAAAAAAGAACGCGTCATCGCGACTGCCTGTGTGGTGGTTGCGGTCGTGGCGGCCATCTTCTTTGTGCCGCTGCCGTACTCGGTCACCAGCACGTTCGAAGTGCAGGCGCACGATGCGGCCCAGGTCTTTTCGGCCGAAGCGGGCCAGGTTGCCGAAGTATTCGTCAAACCGGGTGCCAAGGTGCAAAAAGATCAACCCCTGCTACGACTGCACAATCCCGATCTGGAACTGGAACTCAAGCGACTTGAAGGCCGCTACCTGGCTGCCAAAGAGGCCCGCGAAAACCTCAACACGCTTCGCTTCACTGATTCGGCTGCCGTCGACCAACTCGAAACGGCTGAGGAAGTCCTCGCCGCGGCCCGCAAGCAGTTTGAAGACAAGCAACGCGAGTACGACCGCCTGACGATTCGCGCCCCTCGAGCCGGGATTGTGATTCCGCCGCCGACCCGCGAAGCCAAGGCGGAAGAATCGCGCGACAGGCTGGCCTCTTGGACGGGCCATCCGTTCCAAGCGAAGAACCAAGGCGCGCCGATCATGCCGACCGATTTGATCTGCCAGATCGGCGATCCGCAGGATCTCGAAGCAGTGCTCATCGTCGATCAGGCTTATATCGATCTGGTTCGCTCGGGACCTGAGCCCGACAAGGTGCGACTGCTGCTCGATTCGTACACGCGGCGGGCCTATGAGTCGTACGTTGCCGAGATCGGTGCCAACGAAATGAAGGCGGTGAATCCCGCCCTGTCGAGCCGCGTGGGCGGGCGACTGGAAACAGTGACCGACCCCAGTGGCGCGACACGACCGTTAAGTTCGTCCTATCCGGTGCGAGCGCCGCTGAAAGATCTGGATGGAGACATCCAGGTGGGAATGCAAGGACAGGCGCGAATATACACAGGATGGCAACCAATCAGTAGCCGCGTCTATCGGTACGTGGCGAAGACGTTCCATTTTGACCTGTAA
- a CDS encoding efflux RND transporter periplasmic adaptor subunit, producing MKHIPKYLAGTVGVVAIGWLVQAGAQQPAPPRTFAPAPGAFAPAAPAAAPNFAPAAPYTATATTSTSPRQLQQGEIAVPYGLVTVIDDVKVPARDAGSLTKVFVRGGELVQANVILGQIDDRDTLAKQRIAQGELDAATEQANSKAEIEAAEKGRDVALAEYESAQDLKVRNPGAISTQEVRRAKFQWERSLAQIAVAKTDNVVAGLTAVMKQAQLDATTVELSKKKIVSPIQGQVVEVYKHEGEWVQPGDPVLRLVRLDRVRVEGFVYANDGGRNDVEGKPVKVLVDLPGNRKVELEGRVDYASPIIEGSGQNRQYRIWADVDNQFVDGHWVIQPGASAELRINIAAAKLPAPEREAPPTLEAAPAAVAPASSPAAAPASALPAFGPRTEAAPAEAPTTENALVPAPAPATIESLRPESPPAVSPAPVAPAPVPAPVPAATRPSLAPPSNTAPAVRPMTTTPSTVAPRPAPTQPASTAAPARPAQPRPAISGVANPSSPPVPRRNPNTIPPR from the coding sequence GTGAAACACATTCCCAAATACCTGGCTGGCACAGTTGGCGTGGTGGCGATTGGTTGGCTCGTGCAAGCGGGTGCTCAGCAGCCTGCTCCGCCGCGCACCTTTGCCCCAGCACCGGGCGCATTTGCCCCCGCTGCTCCGGCGGCAGCTCCGAATTTTGCCCCCGCGGCACCTTACACTGCGACGGCAACAACCAGCACTAGCCCGCGCCAATTGCAGCAGGGCGAAATTGCGGTCCCCTATGGTCTGGTGACTGTTATCGACGATGTGAAAGTCCCGGCCCGCGATGCTGGCAGTTTGACCAAGGTTTTTGTTCGCGGTGGCGAACTTGTGCAAGCGAATGTGATTCTCGGTCAAATCGACGATCGCGATACGCTCGCTAAGCAACGCATCGCTCAGGGGGAGCTGGATGCAGCCACCGAGCAAGCCAACAGCAAGGCCGAAATCGAAGCTGCCGAAAAAGGCCGCGATGTCGCACTGGCTGAATATGAATCGGCCCAAGATCTCAAGGTTCGCAATCCGGGCGCGATCTCTACACAGGAAGTACGCCGGGCCAAGTTTCAATGGGAGCGTTCACTGGCGCAGATTGCAGTCGCCAAGACCGACAATGTCGTTGCCGGTTTGACTGCCGTGATGAAGCAGGCTCAACTCGATGCCACGACCGTCGAACTCAGCAAGAAGAAGATCGTTTCGCCCATTCAAGGCCAGGTGGTTGAAGTCTACAAGCACGAGGGTGAATGGGTGCAGCCCGGCGATCCCGTTCTGCGTCTGGTTCGGCTCGATCGCGTGCGAGTCGAAGGCTTTGTCTATGCCAACGATGGCGGCCGCAACGACGTCGAAGGTAAGCCGGTGAAGGTGCTTGTCGATCTGCCGGGCAATCGAAAGGTCGAACTCGAAGGGCGAGTCGACTACGCCAGCCCAATCATCGAAGGCTCGGGACAGAATCGTCAGTACCGGATTTGGGCCGACGTCGATAATCAATTTGTCGATGGCCACTGGGTGATTCAACCCGGTGCTTCGGCCGAGTTGCGAATCAACATCGCCGCTGCCAAACTTCCCGCCCCAGAACGGGAAGCTCCGCCAACTCTCGAAGCGGCACCTGCAGCAGTGGCACCTGCTTCCTCCCCGGCCGCTGCTCCCGCTTCGGCTTTGCCAGCCTTTGGTCCGCGCACCGAAGCTGCCCCAGCAGAAGCACCGACAACTGAAAACGCTCTGGTTCCTGCCCCTGCACCGGCGACGATCGAATCGCTCAGGCCAGAATCGCCCCCAGCTGTAAGCCCCGCACCGGTGGCACCTGCTCCCGTACCTGCTCCCGTACCTGCCGCGACTCGGCCGAGCCTGGCTCCGCCCAGCAACACCGCTCCTGCAGTACGTCCCATGACAACCACACCAAGTACCGTGGCCCCACGACCGGCACCAACGCAGCCTGCATCGACTGCCGCGCCGGCCCGTCCCGCGCAGCCTCGTCCGGCCATCTCAGGGGTTGCTAATCCCAGCAGCCCGCCCGTCCCACGCCGCAACCCAAACACCATTCCACCTCGTTAG